A window of Gemmatimonadota bacterium contains these coding sequences:
- a CDS encoding sodium:calcium antiporter, with product MEKWIEELVMGLASPYLLVIIAVTLYTLGKGADWLVDEAVTLSVRWGLGKAVIGATIVSIGTTTPEAAVSVFSALQGKPGLALGNAVGSIICDTGLIIGLASLIAPLPLNRQLASRLSNVQVGAGILLVLACFPWASPAKLFSQGGVLPQFAGFAFVVLLGLYIWQSIRWAATMSDAEQEDATDAEESNASLVLVKLILAIAVIVLSAQILIPSVSILAERIGVPKHIISATLVAFGTSLPELVTAITAVRRGHGELAVGNIIGADILNVLFVAGVSAAATPGGLQADGQFFQFLFPAMVFILVVFRCGIFVSGDALKRPFGIVLVATWLLVTLLSYVLSIDMH from the coding sequence GTCGATGAAGCTGTGACGCTTTCGGTGCGCTGGGGGCTGGGGAAAGCGGTTATCGGTGCGACGATTGTGAGTATTGGTACGACGACGCCGGAAGCGGCGGTGTCCGTGTTTTCGGCGCTTCAGGGGAAACCGGGGCTTGCGCTTGGGAATGCCGTCGGTTCGATTATTTGCGATACGGGCCTTATCATTGGTCTGGCTTCTCTGATTGCTCCCCTACCTCTCAACCGTCAGTTGGCGTCGCGGTTGTCTAATGTGCAGGTGGGGGCTGGTATTCTTCTGGTGCTCGCCTGTTTTCCGTGGGCGTCTCCCGCGAAATTGTTTAGTCAGGGTGGGGTTTTGCCACAGTTCGCCGGGTTCGCTTTTGTTGTTCTTTTGGGGCTCTATATTTGGCAGTCGATCCGCTGGGCTGCGACTATGTCGGATGCTGAGCAGGAAGATGCAACCGATGCGGAGGAGAGTAACGCGTCCCTCGTGCTTGTCAAGTTGATCCTGGCGATTGCGGTTATTGTTCTTTCGGCTCAAATTCTCATTCCCAGTGTGAGTATTTTGGCAGAGAGAATTGGCGTGCCAAAGCATATTATTTCGGCTACGCTGGTCGCGTTTGGCACGTCGCTCCCAGAACTCGTGACGGCGATCACCGCTGTTAGACGCGGGCACGGCGAGCTGGCGGTTGGCAATATTATCGGCGCAGATATTCTCAATGTGCTCTTTGTCGCTGGTGTCTCGGCTGCGGCAACACCAGGTGGCTTGCAAGCAGATGGTCAGTTTTTCCAATTTTTGTTTCCGGCAATGGTGTTTATTCTCGTTGTTTTCCGCTGCGGCATTTTTGTGTCGGGTGACGCGTTGAAGCGTCCTTTTGGGATTGTGCTGGTGGCGACGTGGCTTTTGGTGACTCTGCTCAGTTATGTGCTGTCCATAGATATGCATTAG